From Nguyenibacter vanlangensis, one genomic window encodes:
- a CDS encoding AAA family ATPase, whose translation MTAFVNQHLESHCHKSASFDTCFHVVTGGPGSGKTTLLKALARQGIPHMPEAGRAIIRDQIEIGGTALPWRNRHAFAELMLSWELRSWHEASRRNGHILFDRGIPDVIGYLRLCDLPVPSHLDTAARRFRYQQVFIAPPWAEIYTQDAERKQTFEESSATYDVMIETYQHYGYTLRELPRTPVEDRTNFVMRSLRGNTSPHKIDA comes from the coding sequence ATGACAGCTTTTGTCAATCAGCACCTTGAGTCCCACTGCCATAAGAGTGCGTCGTTCGACACATGCTTCCATGTCGTGACGGGTGGCCCCGGTTCCGGCAAGACAACGCTGCTCAAGGCTCTGGCTCGGCAAGGCATTCCTCATATGCCGGAAGCGGGACGCGCCATCATCAGAGATCAGATCGAAATCGGCGGCACAGCGCTCCCATGGCGGAACCGCCACGCTTTCGCTGAATTGATGCTAAGCTGGGAGCTACGCTCCTGGCATGAGGCATCCAGACGGAATGGACATATCCTGTTCGATCGCGGCATCCCAGATGTCATCGGATATCTCCGCCTGTGCGATCTTCCCGTTCCATCCCACCTTGATACTGCGGCGCGACGCTTCCGTTATCAACAGGTATTCATTGCCCCGCCGTGGGCGGAAATTTACACTCAGGACGCCGAACGAAAGCAGACCTTCGAAGAATCCAGCGCTACCTATGACGTTATGATCGAAACTTATCAACATTATGGCTATACCTTGAGGGAGCTTCCTCGGACACCCGTCGAAGATCGGACAAATTTCGTGATGCGAAGTTTAAGAGGAAATACATCCCCCCATAAGATTGATGCATGA
- a CDS encoding glutathione S-transferase N-terminal domain-containing protein produces the protein MKLYDYPTAPNPRRVRFFVAEKGLTIPTVTVDLAKREQFASTFRVLNPSCTVPVLELDDGTAISEVTVICRYLEELHPDPPLMGDTAEQRAVIGMWDRRMEIDGYLAAMEAVRNSLPGLAGRALVGPHGYAQIPELAARGRQRLADFMADLNIRLRDVPYVAGDAFSIVDITAFVTLNFARDRLKLALLEEAAALHAWFARVVGRRGAQA, from the coding sequence ATGAAGCTCTACGATTACCCCACCGCCCCCAATCCACGGCGTGTACGCTTCTTCGTCGCCGAGAAGGGACTGACGATCCCGACCGTCACGGTCGATCTGGCCAAGCGCGAGCAGTTCGCGTCCACATTCCGTGTCCTCAACCCTTCCTGCACCGTGCCTGTACTGGAACTGGACGACGGCACCGCGATCAGCGAGGTGACCGTCATTTGCCGGTATCTGGAAGAATTGCACCCCGATCCTCCTCTGATGGGTGACACGGCAGAACAGCGCGCCGTCATCGGCATGTGGGACCGGCGCATGGAAATCGACGGCTATCTCGCCGCGATGGAAGCGGTGCGAAACAGCCTGCCAGGGTTGGCGGGGCGTGCGCTCGTTGGACCGCATGGCTATGCGCAAATCCCGGAGCTTGCCGCCCGCGGACGCCAGAGGCTGGCCGATTTCATGGCCGACCTGAACATTCGGTTGCGCGACGTACCCTATGTCGCCGGCGATGCCTTCTCGATCGTCGACATCACGGCGTTCGTCACCTTGAATTTTGCCCGCGACCGCCTGAAGCTGGCATTGCTGGAAGAAGCTGCTGCCCTGCACGCCTGGTTCGCGCGCGTCGTAGGACGGCGAGGAGCGCAGGCATGA
- a CDS encoding OsmC family protein encodes MKMTVEVNWDRDGAIFTDKRYSRAHIWRFDGGQVVPASASPHIVPLPYSVEANVDPEEAYIAAISSCHMLWFLSIAAPKRIVVESYTDNATGVMEKVDGKMIVSRVELNPTIIYAGEPPTAEMQAELHHLAHEQCFIANSVKTEITMAR; translated from the coding sequence ATGAAAATGACCGTTGAGGTAAATTGGGATCGCGACGGAGCGATCTTCACCGACAAGCGCTACAGCCGCGCTCACATTTGGCGCTTTGACGGCGGACAGGTCGTGCCGGCATCGGCTTCGCCGCATATCGTTCCGCTTCCTTATTCGGTCGAGGCCAATGTCGATCCGGAAGAGGCCTACATCGCGGCAATTTCGAGCTGTCACATGTTGTGGTTTCTCTCCATCGCGGCTCCCAAGCGGATCGTTGTAGAAAGCTATACCGACAATGCGACCGGCGTGATGGAGAAGGTCGACGGAAAGATGATTGTCAGCCGCGTCGAACTGAATCCGACCATCATCTATGCGGGAGAGCCGCCGACCGCCGAAATGCAGGCGGAACTGCATCATCTAGCGCATGAACAGTGTTTTATCGCCAATTCCGTCAAAACGGAAATTACCATGGCGAGATGA
- a CDS encoding GntR family transcriptional regulator, which produces MDPKSIFSELQDEIESGELAPGVVLKQELIAERFGVSRQPVRQALDRLLGSGLVVRRPDRSLAVAILSERESAELCDLRAILEVAALEQSLPSLSLSALRKAERLNDELSSEYDPLQILELDQQFHLTLYSGCENTRLLRTITTLRRESRRSTMHQQPGAEERINFFEEHAAIVAACAKRDFEAAAQHLRRHLTQTTARLLSKPTKDRS; this is translated from the coding sequence ATGGATCCAAAGTCGATTTTCAGCGAGCTTCAGGATGAGATCGAGTCGGGCGAACTGGCGCCGGGCGTCGTGCTCAAGCAGGAGTTGATCGCCGAACGTTTCGGTGTCAGCCGCCAACCCGTCAGGCAAGCTCTGGACCGATTACTCGGGAGCGGTCTGGTCGTACGGCGCCCTGATCGAAGCCTAGCGGTCGCCATACTCTCAGAGCGGGAATCGGCCGAGCTTTGCGACCTTCGAGCTATTCTGGAGGTCGCTGCCCTGGAGCAATCGCTTCCGTCTCTTTCGCTCTCTGCCCTGCGGAAGGCTGAAAGGCTTAACGATGAGCTGAGCTCTGAGTACGACCCGTTACAGATTCTGGAACTCGACCAGCAGTTTCATCTCACCCTGTACAGCGGATGTGAGAATACGCGCTTGCTTCGGACGATAACGACGCTCCGCCGGGAATCGCGTCGGTCGACGATGCACCAGCAGCCCGGCGCCGAAGAGCGCATCAATTTTTTCGAGGAGCACGCGGCAATCGTCGCCGCATGTGCGAAGCGCGATTTCGAAGCTGCAGCCCAGCATTTGCGCCGTCATCTCACTCAGACGACGGCAAGACTTCTTTCCAAGCCGACAAAGGATCGATCATGA
- a CDS encoding carboxymuconolactone decarboxylase family protein, which yields MTNAQRELYDTLQKSWIVFADKIGVKATTEDGSLIGPFNFFLLHPEVTAKLSAFQEAEETNTTLPRRVREIVIITVGAVWGATYELYARGHVAREAGLSDKALAVIASGGIPDDLSDDETIAARLARELATSHRVDDDLYQSAEQVFGRTGLFDIVAVMGVYQTVCAGLALFEVPAPA from the coding sequence ATGACCAACGCGCAACGGGAACTTTACGATACGCTCCAGAAAAGCTGGATCGTCTTTGCCGACAAGATAGGAGTCAAGGCGACGACGGAGGACGGGAGCCTGATCGGCCCGTTCAACTTTTTCCTTCTGCACCCCGAGGTGACGGCGAAGCTGTCGGCTTTCCAGGAGGCCGAAGAAACCAATACGACACTTCCCAGGCGCGTGCGAGAAATCGTGATCATCACGGTCGGCGCGGTCTGGGGCGCCACGTATGAGCTTTATGCCCGAGGTCATGTGGCGCGCGAAGCCGGTCTGTCCGACAAGGCTCTCGCCGTCATCGCCTCCGGCGGCATTCCTGACGATTTGAGCGACGACGAAACGATCGCCGCGCGTCTCGCGCGCGAACTTGCGACCAGCCACCGTGTCGATGACGATCTGTATCAGTCCGCCGAGCAGGTCTTTGGCAGAACGGGCCTGTTCGACATCGTTGCCGTCATGGGCGTGTACCAGACGGTCTGCGCGGGGCTCGCGCTATTCGAGGTGCCCGCGCCCGCCTGA